The nucleotide sequence CAATGCATATCGCACGACCATGCCGCGTGGGCCTGGCGCAGCATCTTGCGATGCGGCGCCAGGGGCGCGCCCGGTGTTGCTTGGGCGCGGTTGACTCATCATGGAGCCGTTTTCGTATGCATGTACTCAGGCATCAGATCCGGCATCATGTTGTGGTTCATGTGGTACATGACCCACAGGGAACCGGCCATGGCAATGCCCACGATCATGATCGTGAAGATCAGCGCCATCATGTTCCAGCCGCCTTCGGACTTGGTGTTCATGTGCAGGAAGTACACCATGTGCACGACCACTTGAACAGCCGCAAACGCCAGCAGGACCAGGCCCATGGTACCCGAGTTGGTGATGGCTTTCG is from Janthinobacterium sp. 61 and encodes:
- the cyoD gene encoding cytochrome o ubiquinol oxidase subunit IV, whose product is MSDHNTHGDSHHHDQHDHGSLKSYTIGFILSVILTAIPFWLVMTKAITNSGTMGLVLLAFAAVQVVVHMVYFLHMNTKSEGGWNMMALIFTIMIVGIAMAGSLWVMYHMNHNMMPDLMPEYMHTKTAP